Proteins encoded by one window of Amaranthus tricolor cultivar Red isolate AtriRed21 chromosome 4, ASM2621246v1, whole genome shotgun sequence:
- the LOC130809719 gene encoding uncharacterized protein LOC130809719 — MTESSRCLVHKTMMGMGAEGGCGMEEKPCPVNKIFPLPDNTPVAKPVTSPENSELVELGLDLYSQAFKSLSQRSPFDLDAKTEATLPCGLASLLSKPTDSRRKHKRPHCETKATRKGSSEKSKSRSVWNNLEDYFRELTVQDIEWLYQFSSLGSLLNGDNSCFEIPVLGNGIKISCSNNNSNNPDNFCKVENDDVPAGVSKEENVEVRMSDAIAFCDKVEEFEKANDKLEDVKIENVSLDSPSVLNEGPLSEYSLPSSSSIEWVLGSRNRVLLTTTRPTKKRKLLGETAGLERLVVAQPCDGSSSSCHVCSMSDTADQLNQLVVCKSCNVVVHQKCYGVQGEKDGSWLCSWCKYKIDESGAALGSDRPCVLCPCRGGALKRFQNSESGNDLSVKFAHLFCSMWIPEVYIEDTRMMEPVLCHGIKDIREKLVCNLCKVKVGSCVRCSDGSCRTSFHPMCAREARNKLEIWGKFGCDDIELRAFCAKHSGNYNLAESALLENNEQSHALSSDSRGTLIKPEVSSGNKIKKLKIGWKNGDKVTLHMESSDGNTENLREIDKGLNNADSNTKFKAGSADGQEFIAMGSEGTVEDVKTSCRLDLGLVLKKLMDRGKVTLEQISTGIGMSESSLASKLTQGNHMSPELSCKILEWLKDHSHMDTFERDWRAKLSCFMPSKAEAKTDNVFDAGDVRGLDISDLPVKSVPPRRRTVGNINMLKDAKDVFPWGDKKLGNRVSTNEGSEYKDLNADCDNLSKHLVDGREEIIVKTNGFEHTFTELSPTTDSILLNQNSLCRVENNGIEEGTSSGKSSLLDLDQEAPSCSSADMAGYSDGNINYKIDSSVHPYIQKKLDEVRSFLIRKAPDCNGYVGLDSTVEPTLSTEQKLPVCNDWGNASEAVKFEDLHKTGDLGIFDPSPENEMEGEMIFFQQRLLCSAIALKHQSDQLISKIVKDMPHEIDSVRRRRWDAVLVNQYIYELKEARKQGRKEKRHKEAQAVLAAATAAAAASSRVSSLRKDAVDESSQQEVKVDNTKVRGSLSSLAVPRVKASFPNMDIPKATSDVYSDVFHFTSGASKEHPKLCDICRRSESLLNPILVCSSCKVAVHLNCYRSVKESTGPWYCELCEELPSLTVPRDSLDNSSGTPNSSVECGLCGLPNGAFRKSINGQWVHAFCAEWVFDLTFRRGQVSPIAGMDIMQKGNDMCSVCLRKYGVCIKCNYGNCQSTFHPSCARNDGYYLYAKYMGGGKMQHKAYCSKHSLEQRSKADTQKHGAEDLKIVKQHRVELEKLRLLCERIVKREKLKRELVLCNHDIFASRRDSLIFSMLVHRPFSSHESSDSATTSLRGHVDGSMSCSDVMQRSEDITVDSALSSKRIRLPLSVENDQKTEVSSSHHVPTPKSTERISFAGKQIPIRAALASRNFPHSMDNSSKSKKPIETFKKELIMTSDQASVKNRRLPKGYFYVPIDYLSNGNPAGHDSVDREEGDE, encoded by the exons ATGACCGAAAGTAGCCGATGTCTCGTACACAAGACGATGATGGGTATGGGTGCCGAAGGAGGGTGTGGTATGGAGGAGAAGCCTTGTCCGGTGAACAAGATATTTCCGTTGCCGGATAATACTCCGGTGGCTAAGCCGGTGACTTCGCCGGAGAATTCGGAACTCGTTGAACTAGGTTTGGATTTGTATTCTCAGGCTTTTAAATCATTGTCCCAGCGTTCACCATTCGATCTTGATGCAAAAACAGAGGCGACACTCCCTTGTGGATTGGCGAGTTTGTTGTCGAAGCCGACTGATAGTAGGAGGAAGCATAAGAGGCCGCATTGTGAAACAAAGGCGACTAGGAAAGGGTCGAGTGAGAAGTCAAAAAGTCGTAGTGTTTGGAATAATTTAGAGGATTACTTTAGGGAGCTTACAGTGCAGGATATTGAGTGGTTGTATCAATTCTCTTCGCTTGGCTCGCTATTGAATGGTGATAATTCATGCTTTGAAATCCCAGTTTTAGGAAATGGTATTAAGATTAGCTGtagcaataataatagtaacaatccTGATAACTTTTGTAAGGTGGAAAATGATGATGTTCCCGCTGGTGTAAGTAAAGAAGAGAATGTCGAAGTGCGTATGTCAGATGCTATAGCATTCTGTGATAAGGTGGAGGAGTTTGAGAAAGCAAATGATAAGTTGGAGGATGTGAAGATAGAGAATGTCAGTTTGGATAGTCCGAGTGTACTCAATGAGGGTCCGTTGTCTGAGTATTCTTTGCCGTCATCTAGCAGTATAGAATGGGTTTTAGGCTCGAGGAACAGGGTTTTGTTGACAACAACACGTCCTACAAAGAAAAGGAAGCTTTTGGGTGAGACTGCAGGGTTGGAAAGACTTGTTGTTGCGCAGCCTTGTGATGGGAGTTCTAGCTCTTGCCATGTTTGTAGTATGAGTGACACAGCGGATCAACTGAACCAGTTAGTTGTTTGCAAGTCATGTAACGTGGTCGTTCATCAGAAGTGTTATGGTGTACAAGGAGAGAAAGATGGATCTTGGTTGTGCTCTTGGTGCAAGTACAAGATTGATGAATCAGGAGCTGCGTTGGGCAGTGATAGACCATGTGTTCTTTGCCCATGTAGGGGAGGCGCTTTGAAACGCTTTCAGAATTCAGAGAGTGGAAATGACTTGTCTGTTAAATTTGCTCACTTGTTCTGTAGCATGTGGATACCAGAAGTTTACATAGAGGATACCAGGATGATGGAGCCGGTTTTATGCCATGGAATTAAGGATATTCGGGAAAAGTTAGTTTGTAATTTATGCAAAGTGAAGGTCGGTTCTTGTGTCCGATGCAGTGATG GATCATGCAGAACTTCTTTCCATCCTATGTGTGCGAGGGAAGCAAGAAACAAACTCGAGATATGGGGAAAGTTTGGTTGTGATGAT ATTGAACTGCGGGCTTTTTGTGCAAAGCATTCGGGAAATTATAATCTTGCTGAGAGTGCATTGTTGGAGAATAATGAACAGAGTCATGCTTTGAGCAGTGATTCACGTGGTACCTTAATTAAACCAGAAGTATCATCGGGTAATaaaataaagaagctcaaaatAGGCTGGAAAAATGGTGATAAAGTTACTTTACACATGGAATCTTCAGATGGTAATACTGAAAATTTGAGAGAAATAGATAAGGGGCTAAATAATGCAGACTCCAACACAAAGTTTAAAGCTGGATCTGCTGATGGACAGGAGTTTATTGCTATGGGCTCAGAAGGCACTGTTGAGGATGTCAAGACATCATGTCGTCTCGATCTTGGACTGGTCTTGAAGAAG CTAATGGATCGTGGAAAAGTTACTTTGGAGCAGATCTCTACTGGAATAGGCATGTCAGAGAGTTCTTTGGCATCAAAGCTCACT CAAGGCAATCACATGAGCCCTGAGTTATCATGCAAGATATTAGAGTGGCTTAAAGATCATTCTCATATGGATACTTTTGAAAGGGATTGGAGGGCTAAACTCAGTTGTTTTATGCCTTCAAAGGCTGAGGCAAAAACCGATAATGTCTTTGATGCAGGTGATGTGAGGGGCTTAGATATTTCAGATTTACCTGTTAAATCAGTTCCTCCAAGGAGACGGACTGTTGGAAATATCAACATGTTGAAGGATGCGAAGGATGTGTTCCCGTGGGGCGATAAAAAGCTTGGGAACAGAGTTTCAACTAATGAAGGATCAGAATATAAAGATTTGAATGCAGATTGTGACAATTTGAGTAAACATTTGGTAGATGGGAGAGAAGAG ATTATTGTCAAGACCAATGGTTTTGAACATACGTTCACAGAACTTTCACCCACAACTGACA GTATCTTGCTCAATCAAAATAGCCTATGTCGTGTTGAAAATAATGGAATAGAAGAAGGCACTTCTTCTGGAAAGAGTTCATTGCTGGATTTGGATCAGGAGGCTCCTTCCTGTTCTTCTGCAGATATGGCTGGTTATTCGGATGG aaatatcaattataaaataGATTCGTCGGTGCATCCTTACATTCAGAAGAAATTGGATGAAGTGCGAAGTTTTCTTATCCGGAAAGCTCCTGATTGTAATG GCTATGTGGGATTGGACTCGACCGTGGAGCCGACCCTGAGTACAGAGCAGAAGCTTCCTGTTTGTAATGACTGGGGTAATGCCAGTGAAGCAGTGAAATTCGAGGACTTGCATAAGACTGGTGATTTGGGTATTTTTGATCCTTCTCCAGAAAATGAAATGGAAGGAGAGATGATTTTTTTCCAGCAACGATTGTTGTGCAGTGCTATTGCTCTGAAGCATCAAAGTG ATCAGCTAATCAGCAAGATTGTCAAGGATATGCCACATGAAATTGATTCAGTGCGCAGGCGAAGATGGGATGCCGTACTTGTCAACCAGTACATATATGAGCTTAAGGAAGCAAGGAAGCAAGGTAGGAAGGAGAAAAGGCACAAGGAAGCCCAAGCTGTGCTAGCTGCTGctactgctgctgctgctgcttcaTCTCGAGTGTCTTCATTGAGGAAGGATGCAGTTGATGAATCTTCACAGCAAGAG GTCAAGGTGGATAATACCAAGGTTCGTGGTAGCCTATCTTCGCTTGCTGTTCCGCGAGTGAAGGCATCCTTTCCAAACATGGATATTCCCAAGGCTACATCAGATGTTTATTCTGATGTGTTTCACTTTACTTCTGGAGCATCAAAAGAACACCCTAAGTTATGTGACATTTGCAGACGTTCTGAGAGTTTACTAAATCCTATATTAGTCTGTTCCAGTTGTAAG GTTGCTGTTCATCTAAATTGTTATCGCAGTGTTAAGGAATCTACAGGTCCCTGGTACTGTGAGCTCTGTGAAGAATTGCCATCTTTGACGGTTCCCAGAGATTCATTAGACAATTCATCAGGGACACCTAATTCTAGTGTAGAATGTGGATTATGTGGGCTTCCAAATGGTGCTTTTAGAAAATCAATTAATGGTCAATGGGTCCATGCTTTCTGTGCTGAG TGGGTGTTTGATTTGACCTTTCGAAGAGGGCAAGTGTCTCCTATTGCTGGAATG GATATAATGCAGAAAGGAAATGACATGTGCTCTGTCTGCCTTAGGAAATATGGTGTCTGCATAAag TGCAATTATGGAAATTGTCAGTCTACATTCCATCCGTCCTGTGCTAGAAATGATGGCTACTATCTGTATGCCAAGTACATGGGTGGAGGCAAGATGCAACATAAAGCTTATTGCAGTAAGCACAGTTTGGAGCAAAGATCAAAA GCTGATACTCAGAAACATGGAGCCGAGGACTTAAAAATTGTTAAACAACATCGG GTTGAGTTAGAGAAGTTACGTCTCCTTTGTGAGCGGATAGTCAAGCGGGAGAAGTTGAAG CGAGAATTGGTTCTTTGCAACCATGATATTTTTGCTTCAAGACGGGACTCGTTGATTTTCTCTATGCTTGTCCACCGTCCCTTTTCATCACATGAAAGTTCAGACTCGGCCACCACATCTCTCAGGGGACATGTGGATGGTTCTATGTCATGTAGCGATGTGATGCAAAGATCTGAGGACATCACTGTCGACAGTGCATTGTCATCAAAGCGCATTAGGCTTCCATTGTCAGTTGAAAATGATCAAAAGACAGAAGTTAGTTCATCTCACCATGTCCCTACTCCAAAGTCTACGGAACGGATTTCATTTGCTGGAAAGCAAATTCCTATAAGAGCAGCGTTGGCTAGTCGGAATTTTCCACACAGCATGGATAATAGTTCAAAATCCAAAAAG CCCATTGAAACATTCAAGAAAGAGCTGATAATGACTTCTGACCAAGCATCTGTTAAAAATCGGCGGCTACCTAAGGGATATTTTTATGTTCCTATTGATTATCTCTCCAATGGGAATCCTGCTGGGCACGATTCTGTTGATAGAGAAGAGGGGGATGAATAG